The Dehalogenimonas lykanthroporepellens BL-DC-9 genome includes a window with the following:
- a CDS encoding twitching motility protein (TIGRFAM: twitching motility protein~PFAM: type II secretion system protein E~KEGG: deg:DehalGT_0767 twitching motility protein~SMART: AAA ATPase), producing the protein MTVPLEKLLEFIVARNATDLHLTVSSVPVLRIDGELIPLPEIPSLTPSDVEDILGRITTPEQRKAFDIKHEIDFTYSISGFARFRVSAIRQRGSISLAIRPIPFKIPSIDEFELPQICKSLVVKPRGLILITGAAGTGKSTTLAAMINHLNETVKRNIVTVEDPIEFLFPNKQCLIRQRDLGDDTMSFNSALVHNLRHDPDVLVIGEMRDLDTMSTAITAAETGHLVLATLHTVDAAQTIDRIVDVFPPEQQRQIRYQLSQVLLAVLSQKLLHRVGSGRIAGFEIMLNNAVVSKLIREEKVFDLQSNIEISTKEGMQTMDQALASLIRRKVISREEGLLQASSPARLQQLLRPDYDGHG; encoded by the coding sequence ATGACCGTACCTTTGGAAAAACTATTGGAGTTCATCGTGGCCCGGAACGCCACCGATCTGCACCTGACGGTATCCAGTGTGCCGGTACTGCGCATCGATGGCGAACTCATTCCCCTGCCGGAAATCCCGTCGCTGACGCCGTCGGATGTCGAAGATATTCTGGGCCGAATCACGACTCCGGAACAACGCAAGGCCTTCGATATCAAACACGAAATCGATTTCACCTACAGTATAAGCGGCTTTGCCCGTTTCCGGGTCAGCGCCATCCGCCAGCGAGGTTCTATCAGCCTGGCGATTCGCCCGATACCGTTCAAGATTCCCTCCATCGATGAATTCGAACTGCCGCAAATCTGTAAATCACTGGTCGTCAAGCCCCGGGGGCTTATCCTGATAACCGGGGCGGCCGGCACCGGCAAATCCACCACCCTGGCGGCCATGATCAACCACCTGAACGAAACGGTCAAACGTAACATCGTCACTGTCGAGGATCCGATAGAATTCCTGTTTCCGAACAAACAATGCCTTATCCGGCAACGCGACCTGGGTGATGATACCATGTCCTTCAACAGCGCCCTGGTTCATAACCTGAGACATGACCCTGACGTGCTGGTCATCGGCGAAATGCGCGACCTGGATACCATGAGCACCGCCATCACCGCGGCCGAAACCGGCCATCTGGTACTGGCCACCCTGCATACGGTCGATGCCGCCCAGACCATCGACCGCATAGTAGATGTTTTTCCGCCGGAGCAACAGCGCCAGATACGATACCAGCTTTCCCAGGTGCTTTTGGCAGTCCTGTCTCAGAAACTTCTGCACCGCGTCGGCAGTGGCCGCATCGCCGGTTTCGAGATAATGTTGAACAACGCGGTGGTTTCCAAGCTGATACGGGAGGAAAAAGTTTTTGACCTCCAGTCCAATATTGAAATCAGCACTAAGGAAGGCATGCAGACCATGGATCAGGCGCTGGCGTCGCTCATCCGCCGCAAGGTCATCAGCCGAGAGGAAGGACTGCTTCAGGCTTCCAGCCCGGCCCGGCTTCAGCAGTTACTCCGACCTGATTACGATGGGCACGGTTAA